The Takifugu rubripes chromosome 7, fTakRub1.2, whole genome shotgun sequence genome has a segment encoding these proteins:
- the adcy3a gene encoding adenylate cyclase type 3 isoform X2, with protein MRKPSVMPRNRAFSEPEYSAEYSADCSVTLPSDPGQAVGRTHEVTVRSSGCCLCLPRFMRLTFAPESLENLYQTYFRRQRHETLLVLVVFAALFDSYVIVMCAVVYTSDKLAAVLVASVGLVADVVLYLLCRFGLLPDRISRRVVPYALWLLIAAQIFCYLGLNYAHCHQTSDTVGWQAFFCFSFFLTLPLRLTPIVLITTVSCGVHTLVLGVTIAQQQQEHIQGPELGRQLLANVVIYVCVITVGIMSYYMADRKHRKAFLEARQSLEVKLNLEEQSQQQERLLLSILPKHIADEMLQDMKKEPSQKEMQQFNTMYMYRHENVSILFADIVGFTQLSSSCSAQELVKLLNELFARFDKLAAKYHQLRIKILGDCYYCICGLPDYREDHAACSIMMGLAMVEAISYVREKTQTDVDMRVGVHSGTVLGGVLGQKRWQYDVWSTDVTVANKMEAGGIPGRVHISQSTLECLHGEFDVEAGNGGERCDYLRERGIETYLVVLPKGPAGKSGINGVKLSVTSSNGNSPQLINTTECNGSINTACTTPEEPEELDTRVVNPSFPNPRRRLRLRDLAERVIDAQENEQELNKLLNEALLERETVQALKGKHTNRLSLRFVDPDLETRYSVEKEKQSGAAFCCSCVVLLFTTLMEALIDHWLVANYITFAVGEVLLLVLTVCSLAAIFPRIFPKKLVSFSTWIDHTRWARNTWAMAAIFILTMADIMDMLSCMSRVPAPGSLTLASSSSSSSSLSAHVGCFNNPKYYSYTAVLALMATTMLVQVSHMVKVTLMLLITTVTGIVNIYSWRDIFDRYDTARFQDYRSHMVPSKITMTVMILIMMVSFYYFSRHVEKLARTLFLWKIEVHEQKEKVYEMRRWNEALVTNMLPEHVARHFLGSKKRDEELYSQSYEEIGVMFASIPNFSDFYTEESINNGGIECLRFLNEIISDFDSLLDEPQFRCITKIKTIGSTYMAASGVTPDVNNGYSCVKEEQSDRERWQHLADLADFALAMKVTLMNINYQSFNNFMLRIGLNKGGVLAGVIGARKPHYDIWGNTVNVASRMESTGVMGNIQVVEECYNILKEYGFRFVRRGPIFVKGKGELLTYFLKGRDKQGSFINGSSVNLPHQVVDS; from the exons ATGAGAAAACCCTCGGTCATGCCTCGGAACCGAGCTTTTTCCGAGCCAGAGTACTCTGCGGAGTATTCGGCCGACTGCTCCGTGACGCTGCCCTCTGACCCTGGCCAGGCGGTGGGGAGAACTCACGAGGTCACAGTTCGGAGCTCCGGatgctgcctgtgtctgccGCGCTTCATGCGCCTGACCTTTGCCCCCGAGTCTCTGGAGAACCTGTACCAGACCTACTTCAGGCGGCAGAGACACGAGaccctgctggtgctggtggtgttcgCGGCGCTGTTCGACAGCTACGTCATCGTCATGTGTGCCGTGGTCTACACCAGCGACAAGCTGGCTGCCGTTTTAGTGGCATCCGTGGGGCTGGTGGCAGATGTCGTCCTCTACCTGCTGTGTCGCTTCGGACTGCTGCCCGACCGTATCTCCAGACGGGTGGTGCCCTACGCCCTGTGGCTGCTCATAGCCGCTCAGATATTCTGTTACCTGGGCCTGAACTACGCTCATTGCCACCAGACCAGCGACACGGTGGGCTGGCAGgctttcttctgcttctccttttttctgaCTCTGCCCCTGAGGCTCACGCCCATCGTGCTCATCACGACTGTCTCCTGCGGAGTCCACACCCTGGTCCTGGGTGTCACCAtcgcccagcagcagcaggagcacatcCAGGGGCCAGAACTTGGCAGACAG CTTCTGGCCAACGTTGTGATCTACGTCTGTGTCATCACTGTGGGCATCATGTCCTACTACATGGCTGACCGCAAACACCGCAAGGCCTTCCTGGAGGCCAGGCAGTCCCTGGAGGTTAAACTgaacctggaggagcagagccagCAGCAG GAGCGTCTGCTGCTCTCCATCCTTCCAAAGCACATCGCTGATGAGATGCTCCAGGACATGAAGAAGGAGCCCAGTCAGAAGGAGATGCAGCAGTTCAACACCATGTACATGTACAGGCATGAGAATGTCAG TATTTTGTTCGCAGACATCGTGGGTTTCACCCAGCTGTCCTCGTCCTGCAGCGCTCAGGAGCTGGTCAAGCTGCTCAACGAGCTCTTCGCACGCTTCGATAAACTGGCCGCC AAATATCACCAGCTGAGGATCAAGATCTTGGGAGACTGCTACTACTGCATCTGTGGGCTGCCAGATTACAGAGAGGACCATGCTGCCTGCTCCATCATGATGGGCCTGGCCATGGTGGAGGCCATATC GTATGTCAGAGAGAAAACCCAGACCGACGTCGACATGCGTGTCGGAGTGCACAGTGGCACGGTCCTGGGGGGGGTCCTGGGTCAGAAACGCTGGCAGTACGACGTGTGGTCCACCGACGTTACTGTGGCCAACAAAATGGAGGCGGGGGGGATTCCAGG GCGTGTCCACATCTCACAGAGCACCCTGGAGTGTCTTCACGGCGAGTTTGATGTGGAAGCCGGGAACGGAGGAGAGCGCTGTGACTACCTGAGGGAGCGCGGCATCGAGACCTACCTGGTGGTGCTTCCTAAAGGGCCGGCGGGGAAGAGCGGCATCAATGGTGTA AAGTTGTCTGTCACTTCCTCCAATGGAAACTCGCCACAGTTGATCAACACCACAGAGTGTAACGGCAGCATTAACACCGCCTGCACCACACCTGAGGAGCCAGAAGAGCTGGATAccagg GTGGTGAATCCATCTTTTCCTAACCCTCGTAGAAGACTTCGGCTGCGGGACCTGGCTGAGAGGGTGATTGATGCTCAGGAGAATGAACAGGAGCTCAACAAACTGCTCAACGAGGCTCTGTTGGAGAGAGAGACGGTCCAGGC ACTGAAGGGGAAGCACACCAACAGGCTGTCCCTGCGCTTTGTGGATCCAGACCTGGAGACGCGCTACTctgtggagaaggagaagcagagtGGAGCggccttctgctgctcctgcgtgGTGCTGCTCTTCACCACCCTCATGGAGGCCCTCATAGACCACTG GCTGGTCGCAAACTACATCACCTTTGCAGTGGGCGAAGTCCTGCTGCTCGTACTGACCGTCTGCTCGTTGGCCGCCATCTTTCCTCGA ATCTTTCCCAAGAAACTCGTGTCCTTCTCCACGTGGATCGACCACACGCGCTGGGCTCGGAACACCTGGGCCATGGCTgccatcttcatcctcaccaTGGCGGACATCATGGACATG CTGAGCTGCATGTCCCGGGTCCCGGCCCCTGGCAGCCTCACActagcctcctcctcctcctcctcctcctccctgtctgcccACGTTGGTTGCTTCAACAACCCCAAGTATTACAGCTACACGGCTGTGCTGGCACTGATGGCGACCACCATGCTGGTTCAGGTCAGTCACATGGTCAAGGTGACGCTGATGCTGCTCATCACCACGGTCACCGGTATCGTCAACATCTACAGCTGGAGGGACATCTTTGACCGCTATGACACGGCCCGCTTCCAGGACTACAG GTCTCACATGGTGCCTTCCAAGATCACAATGACAGTCATGATCCTCATTATGATGGTCAGCTTCTATTATTTCTCCCGACAT GTGGAGAAGCTTGCCCGCACTCTGTTCCTGTGGAAAATCGAGGTCCATGAACAGAAAGAGAAGGTTTACGAGATGAGACGCTGGAACGAAGCCTTGGTGACCAACATGCTACCTGAACATGTCGCACGACACTTCTTAGGCTCCAAGAAAAGGGATGAG GAACTGTACAGCCAATCGTATGAGGAGATCGGAGTCATGTTCGCCTCCATTCCAAACTTCTCTGACTTCTACACGGAGGAGAGCATCAACAACGGAGGGATCGAGTGCTTACGCTTCCTCAATGAGATCATCTCTGACTTTGATAGT TTGCTGGATGAGCCACAGTTCCGCTGCATTACCAAAATCAAGACCATCGGCAGCACCTACATGGCCGCGTCTGGCGTCACTCCCGATGTCAACAACGGCTACTCCTGCGTGAAG GAGGAGCAGTCAGACAGAGAGCGATGGCAGCACTTGGCAGACCTGGCAGACTTTGCTCTGGCCATGAAGGTCACACTCATGAACATCAACTACCAGTCCTTCAACAACTTCATGCTGCGCATCG GTCTGAATAAAGGTGGAGTGTTAGCTGGAGTCATCGGTGCCCGCAAACCTCACTACGACATCTGGGGCAACACCGTCAACGTGGCCAGTCGCATGGAGTCCACAGGGGTGATGGGCAACATCCAG GTCGTGGAGGAGTGCTACAACATCCTGAAGGAGTACGGCTTCAGGTTTGTGAGGAGGGGGCCCATTTTCGTGAAGGGAAAAGGGGAACTGCTGACTTATTTTCTCAAGGGACGAGACAAACAAGGCTCATTTATCAACGGTTCCTCTGTCAACCTGCCACATCAGGTGGTGGACAGTTAA
- the adcy3a gene encoding adenylate cyclase type 3 isoform X1 produces MRKPSVMPRNRAFSEPEYSAEYSADCSVTLPSDPGQAVGRTHEVTVRSSGCCLCLPRFMRLTFAPESLENLYQTYFRRQRHETLLVLVVFAALFDSYVIVMCAVVYTSDKLAAVLVASVGLVADVVLYLLCRFGLLPDRISRRVVPYALWLLIAAQIFCYLGLNYAHCHQTSDTVGWQAFFCFSFFLTLPLRLTPIVLITTVSCGVHTLVLGVTIAQQQQEHIQGPELGRQLLANVVIYVCVITVGIMSYYMADRKHRKAFLEARQSLEVKLNLEEQSQQQERLLLSILPKHIADEMLQDMKKEPSQKEMQQFNTMYMYRHENVSILFADIVGFTQLSSSCSAQELVKLLNELFARFDKLAAKYHQLRIKILGDCYYCICGLPDYREDHAACSIMMGLAMVEAISYVREKTQTDVDMRVGVHSGTVLGGVLGQKRWQYDVWSTDVTVANKMEAGGIPGRVHISQSTLECLHGEFDVEAGNGGERCDYLRERGIETYLVVLPKGPAGKSGINGVKLSVTSSNGNSPQLINTTECNGSINTACTTPEEPEELDTRVVNPSFPNPRRRLRLRDLAERVIDAQENEQELNKLLNEALLERETVQALKGKHTNRLSLRFVDPDLETRYSVEKEKQSGAAFCCSCVVLLFTTLMEALIDHWLVANYITFAVGEVLLLVLTVCSLAAIFPRIFPKKLVSFSTWIDHTRWARNTWAMAAIFILTMADIMDMLSCMSRVPAPGSLTLASSSSSSSSLSAHVGCFNNPKYYSYTAVLALMATTMLVQVSHMVKVTLMLLITTVTGIVNIYSWRDIFDRYDTARFQDYRSHMVPSKITMTVMILIMMVSFYYFSRHVEKLARTLFLWKIEVHEQKEKVYEMRRWNEALVTNMLPEHVARHFLGSKKRDEELYSQSYEEIGVMFASIPNFSDFYTEESINNGGIECLRFLNEIISDFDSLLDEPQFRCITKIKTIGSTYMAASGVTPDVNNGYSCVKKEEQSDRERWQHLADLADFALAMKVTLMNINYQSFNNFMLRIGLNKGGVLAGVIGARKPHYDIWGNTVNVASRMESTGVMGNIQVVEECYNILKEYGFRFVRRGPIFVKGKGELLTYFLKGRDKQGSFINGSSVNLPHQVVDS; encoded by the exons ATGAGAAAACCCTCGGTCATGCCTCGGAACCGAGCTTTTTCCGAGCCAGAGTACTCTGCGGAGTATTCGGCCGACTGCTCCGTGACGCTGCCCTCTGACCCTGGCCAGGCGGTGGGGAGAACTCACGAGGTCACAGTTCGGAGCTCCGGatgctgcctgtgtctgccGCGCTTCATGCGCCTGACCTTTGCCCCCGAGTCTCTGGAGAACCTGTACCAGACCTACTTCAGGCGGCAGAGACACGAGaccctgctggtgctggtggtgttcgCGGCGCTGTTCGACAGCTACGTCATCGTCATGTGTGCCGTGGTCTACACCAGCGACAAGCTGGCTGCCGTTTTAGTGGCATCCGTGGGGCTGGTGGCAGATGTCGTCCTCTACCTGCTGTGTCGCTTCGGACTGCTGCCCGACCGTATCTCCAGACGGGTGGTGCCCTACGCCCTGTGGCTGCTCATAGCCGCTCAGATATTCTGTTACCTGGGCCTGAACTACGCTCATTGCCACCAGACCAGCGACACGGTGGGCTGGCAGgctttcttctgcttctccttttttctgaCTCTGCCCCTGAGGCTCACGCCCATCGTGCTCATCACGACTGTCTCCTGCGGAGTCCACACCCTGGTCCTGGGTGTCACCAtcgcccagcagcagcaggagcacatcCAGGGGCCAGAACTTGGCAGACAG CTTCTGGCCAACGTTGTGATCTACGTCTGTGTCATCACTGTGGGCATCATGTCCTACTACATGGCTGACCGCAAACACCGCAAGGCCTTCCTGGAGGCCAGGCAGTCCCTGGAGGTTAAACTgaacctggaggagcagagccagCAGCAG GAGCGTCTGCTGCTCTCCATCCTTCCAAAGCACATCGCTGATGAGATGCTCCAGGACATGAAGAAGGAGCCCAGTCAGAAGGAGATGCAGCAGTTCAACACCATGTACATGTACAGGCATGAGAATGTCAG TATTTTGTTCGCAGACATCGTGGGTTTCACCCAGCTGTCCTCGTCCTGCAGCGCTCAGGAGCTGGTCAAGCTGCTCAACGAGCTCTTCGCACGCTTCGATAAACTGGCCGCC AAATATCACCAGCTGAGGATCAAGATCTTGGGAGACTGCTACTACTGCATCTGTGGGCTGCCAGATTACAGAGAGGACCATGCTGCCTGCTCCATCATGATGGGCCTGGCCATGGTGGAGGCCATATC GTATGTCAGAGAGAAAACCCAGACCGACGTCGACATGCGTGTCGGAGTGCACAGTGGCACGGTCCTGGGGGGGGTCCTGGGTCAGAAACGCTGGCAGTACGACGTGTGGTCCACCGACGTTACTGTGGCCAACAAAATGGAGGCGGGGGGGATTCCAGG GCGTGTCCACATCTCACAGAGCACCCTGGAGTGTCTTCACGGCGAGTTTGATGTGGAAGCCGGGAACGGAGGAGAGCGCTGTGACTACCTGAGGGAGCGCGGCATCGAGACCTACCTGGTGGTGCTTCCTAAAGGGCCGGCGGGGAAGAGCGGCATCAATGGTGTA AAGTTGTCTGTCACTTCCTCCAATGGAAACTCGCCACAGTTGATCAACACCACAGAGTGTAACGGCAGCATTAACACCGCCTGCACCACACCTGAGGAGCCAGAAGAGCTGGATAccagg GTGGTGAATCCATCTTTTCCTAACCCTCGTAGAAGACTTCGGCTGCGGGACCTGGCTGAGAGGGTGATTGATGCTCAGGAGAATGAACAGGAGCTCAACAAACTGCTCAACGAGGCTCTGTTGGAGAGAGAGACGGTCCAGGC ACTGAAGGGGAAGCACACCAACAGGCTGTCCCTGCGCTTTGTGGATCCAGACCTGGAGACGCGCTACTctgtggagaaggagaagcagagtGGAGCggccttctgctgctcctgcgtgGTGCTGCTCTTCACCACCCTCATGGAGGCCCTCATAGACCACTG GCTGGTCGCAAACTACATCACCTTTGCAGTGGGCGAAGTCCTGCTGCTCGTACTGACCGTCTGCTCGTTGGCCGCCATCTTTCCTCGA ATCTTTCCCAAGAAACTCGTGTCCTTCTCCACGTGGATCGACCACACGCGCTGGGCTCGGAACACCTGGGCCATGGCTgccatcttcatcctcaccaTGGCGGACATCATGGACATG CTGAGCTGCATGTCCCGGGTCCCGGCCCCTGGCAGCCTCACActagcctcctcctcctcctcctcctcctccctgtctgcccACGTTGGTTGCTTCAACAACCCCAAGTATTACAGCTACACGGCTGTGCTGGCACTGATGGCGACCACCATGCTGGTTCAGGTCAGTCACATGGTCAAGGTGACGCTGATGCTGCTCATCACCACGGTCACCGGTATCGTCAACATCTACAGCTGGAGGGACATCTTTGACCGCTATGACACGGCCCGCTTCCAGGACTACAG GTCTCACATGGTGCCTTCCAAGATCACAATGACAGTCATGATCCTCATTATGATGGTCAGCTTCTATTATTTCTCCCGACAT GTGGAGAAGCTTGCCCGCACTCTGTTCCTGTGGAAAATCGAGGTCCATGAACAGAAAGAGAAGGTTTACGAGATGAGACGCTGGAACGAAGCCTTGGTGACCAACATGCTACCTGAACATGTCGCACGACACTTCTTAGGCTCCAAGAAAAGGGATGAG GAACTGTACAGCCAATCGTATGAGGAGATCGGAGTCATGTTCGCCTCCATTCCAAACTTCTCTGACTTCTACACGGAGGAGAGCATCAACAACGGAGGGATCGAGTGCTTACGCTTCCTCAATGAGATCATCTCTGACTTTGATAGT TTGCTGGATGAGCCACAGTTCCGCTGCATTACCAAAATCAAGACCATCGGCAGCACCTACATGGCCGCGTCTGGCGTCACTCCCGATGTCAACAACGGCTACTCCTGCGTGAAG AAGGAGGAGCAGTCAGACAGAGAGCGATGGCAGCACTTGGCAGACCTGGCAGACTTTGCTCTGGCCATGAAGGTCACACTCATGAACATCAACTACCAGTCCTTCAACAACTTCATGCTGCGCATCG GTCTGAATAAAGGTGGAGTGTTAGCTGGAGTCATCGGTGCCCGCAAACCTCACTACGACATCTGGGGCAACACCGTCAACGTGGCCAGTCGCATGGAGTCCACAGGGGTGATGGGCAACATCCAG GTCGTGGAGGAGTGCTACAACATCCTGAAGGAGTACGGCTTCAGGTTTGTGAGGAGGGGGCCCATTTTCGTGAAGGGAAAAGGGGAACTGCTGACTTATTTTCTCAAGGGACGAGACAAACAAGGCTCATTTATCAACGGTTCCTCTGTCAACCTGCCACATCAGGTGGTGGACAGTTAA
- the preb gene encoding guanine nucleotide-exchange factor SEC12, with protein MGKKRILDVYRAPFPLYSVRVDPKKGLVVTAGGGGASKTGIKNALLFLDVQLVGAHQYSASLLHSHDTTTRATMNMAVADGVIAAGQDGTCCVMKTQFSKQNQGSKAAANAKSEQQGEVRRRAGKGERSGEDGAAAPEEGSHMKDESVHLSVSTLAELQSDLNPQDPLQKVVRFSPDMSLLLTGGTDGHVRVWEFPSLKKKFDFKAHDGEIEDLDMSPGNKHLVTVARGFSCSIWVGNQWALGLKWTETKPEIPDKTYRYLACRFGKVEDQKDALRLYTVQIPHKRDRKHPPCYVTKWDGKSFLPMLTAPCGTEVISTLAVSDSGTFLGLGTVTGSVAIYITFSLQRLYYVKESHGIVVTDLAFLPDSLNGRNLRGDNETAMLSVAVDSRCQVHAVPNASWFPVWLVLVLCGLMVVGVILLLQHLFPGFF; from the exons ATGGGGAAGAAAAGGATCTTAGATGTCTACAGAGCCCCGTTTCCTTTATATTCTGTGAGAGTGGACCCTAAAAAAGGGCTGGTGGTgacggcaggaggaggaggtgcttCCAAAACTGGCATCAAAAATGCTTTG CTCTTCCTGGATGTGCAGCTGGTGGGAGCACACCAGTACAGCGCCAGCCTCCTCCACTCACATGACACCACCACTCGCGCCACCATGAACATGGCGGTGGCCGATGGTGTGATCGCTGCAGGACAGGATGGGACCTGCTGTGTGATGAAGACTCAGTTCTCCAAGCAGAACCAAGGAAGCAAAGCGGCTGCTAACG CCAAGAGCGAGCAGCAGGGTGAGGTGAGGCGACGAGctgggaagggagagaggagtggAGAAGATGGAGCGGCAGCACCGGAGGAGGGGTCTCATATGAAGGATGAGTCTGTTCACCTGTCTGTGAGCACTTTGGCTGAACTGCAGTCAGACCTGAACCCTCAAGACCCCCTTCAGAAGGTGGTCAGGTTCAGTCCTGACATGAGCCTTCTGCTGACTGGAGGCACAGACGGACATGTCCGAGTGTGGGAG TTTCCCTCCCTGAAGAAGAAGTTTGACTTCAAAGCACATGACGGCGAGATTGAAGATTTGGACATGAGTCCAGGGAATAAG CACCTGGTGACTGTTGCCCGGGGCTTTTCCTGCAGCATATGGGTTGGTAACCAGTGGGCTTTGGGTCTTAAATGGACTGAAACCAAGCCTGAAATACCCGATAAGACGTACAGATATTTGGCTTGCCG GTTTGGGAAGGTAGAAGATCAGAAGGACGCTCTGAGGCTGTACACAGTTCAGATCCCCCATAAACGAGACAGGAAACACCCACCTTGTTACGTCACCAAGTGGGATGGGAAGAGTTTTCTGCCCATGCTGACGGCTCCTTGTGGGACTGAGGTCATCTCCACTCTGGCTGTCAG TGACTCTGGAACATTCCTTGGCCTTGGAACCGTGACGGGATCTGTGGCGATCTACATCACATTCTCCCTGCAG AGGCTGTACTACGTGAAGGAGTCTCATGGGATCGTGGTGACGGACTTGGCCTTCCTGCCCGACTCGCTCAATGGAAGAAATCTCAGAGGGGACAATGAAACGGCCATGTTGAGTGTAGCTGTGGACAGCCGATGTCAAGTACACGCCGTCCCCAACGCCA GCTGGTTTCCCGTCTGGCTGGTGCTCGTCCTGTGTGGCCTCATGGTGGTGGGAGTCATCCTCCTTCTACAGCACCTCTTCCCAGGATTTTTTTAA
- the LOC115250410 gene encoding uncharacterized protein isoform X1 — translation MLENQDQENLSTLLQHNRLLRRTYRQMNDELQALDHILQQKQQRSVPTDNSWVSSLLPTFWLVQEEVHLFTPEELQYLQRSNNLLHQLNRTLAQFQMTMFKKLVDITKPEKRPEKQTQTKAEWQTMKRELELQQEKEELQNELDRLNFEMCVAKRTELITQSRYNSLRAWVRLTKCHNNRMRRLLEKVMENQVLLLQVRILEEEFQHRRSVLLRVNVELCSLTFFLPSTQRNLRI, via the exons ATGTTGGAGAATCAGGACCAAGAAAACCTCAGCACTCTTCTACAACACAACCGACTGCTCAGGAGGACCTACAGGCAGATGAACGATGAGCTGCAGGCACTCGATCACATCcttcagcagaaacaacaaaggagCGTCCCTACTGACAACAGCTGGGTGAGTTCACTGCTGCCCACCTTCTGGTTGGTTCAAGAAGAAGTCCACCTTTTTACACCTGAGGAGCTCCAGTACCTTCAAAGGTCCAACAACCTGCTGCACCAGTTAAACAGGACGTTGGCCCAGTTCCAGATGACAATGTTCAAAAAACTTGTGGATATAACAAAACCCGAGAAGAGACCTGAAAAGCAAACCCAGACTAAAGCCGAGTGGCAGACCATGAAGCGTGAACTGGAATtacagcaggagaaggaggagctgcagaatgaGCTGGATCGACTGAACTTTGAGATGTGTGTCGCTAAAAGGACGGAACTCATCACTCAGTCGAGATACAACAGTCTGAGGGCTTGGGTCAGATTGACAAAgtgccacaacaacaggatGCGCCGCCTGCTAGAAAAGGTGATGGAGAACCAggtcctcctgctgcaggtccgGATACTGGAGGAGGAGTTCCAGCATCGGAGGTCAGTCCTGCTGCGGGTTAACGTTGAGTTGTGCTCTCTGACATTCTTTCTCCCATCCACTCAGCGAAATTTGAGAATAT GA
- the LOC115250410 gene encoding uncharacterized protein isoform X2: MLENQDQENLSTLLQHNRLLRRTYRQMNDELQALDHILQQKQQRSVPTDNSWVSSLLPTFWLVQEEVHLFTPEELQYLQRSNNLLHQLNRTLAQFQMTMFKKLVDITKPEKRPEKQTQTKAEWQTMKRELELQQEKEELQNELDRLNFEMCVAKRTELITQSRYNSLRAWVRLTKCHNNRMRRLLEKVMENQVLLLQVRILEEEFQHRRKGK, encoded by the exons ATGTTGGAGAATCAGGACCAAGAAAACCTCAGCACTCTTCTACAACACAACCGACTGCTCAGGAGGACCTACAGGCAGATGAACGATGAGCTGCAGGCACTCGATCACATCcttcagcagaaacaacaaaggagCGTCCCTACTGACAACAGCTGGGTGAGTTCACTGCTGCCCACCTTCTGGTTGGTTCAAGAAGAAGTCCACCTTTTTACACCTGAGGAGCTCCAGTACCTTCAAAGGTCCAACAACCTGCTGCACCAGTTAAACAGGACGTTGGCCCAGTTCCAGATGACAATGTTCAAAAAACTTGTGGATATAACAAAACCCGAGAAGAGACCTGAAAAGCAAACCCAGACTAAAGCCGAGTGGCAGACCATGAAGCGTGAACTGGAATtacagcaggagaaggaggagctgcagaatgaGCTGGATCGACTGAACTTTGAGATGTGTGTCGCTAAAAGGACGGAACTCATCACTCAGTCGAGATACAACAGTCTGAGGGCTTGGGTCAGATTGACAAAgtgccacaacaacaggatGCGCCGCCTGCTAGAAAAGGTGATGGAGAACCAggtcctcctgctgcaggtccgGATACTGGAGGAGGAGTTCCAGCATCGGAG GAAGGGGAAATGA